A portion of the Candidatus Poribacteria bacterium genome contains these proteins:
- a CDS encoding sigma-70 family RNA polymerase sigma factor, translated as MRNNDAELIQQTLMGDQRAFGTLVRRYQKPLHALVWRKIGDFHIAEEITQDIFLNVYKKLQTLKNPNRFAGWLYVIASRRCIAWLKKKRIPMKSLDAMPPEELEELAYAQYHAERQDEVVSERHREVVKRLLQKLPESERTVVTLHYLGDMTCEDISKFLGVSPNTVKSRLHRARKRLKKEECMVRDVLGGFQLSASLVENVLREVAHIKPTAPTGGKPWMPWVVATSTTIFVILLMGSGTQYLARFQQPYSLNVRSETTVELVDTSLVRASKRKLDVRNQFGNTDVPDKNKGNTHLGTDARQIVADQSERSDTSVVKSPWIPMGGPEGTSGGRAGLFATSNRTLYAVAARGIYRLTENEDAWTLICESSPTRQFQAPMAERGDTLYVLTPDELLVSTDEGETWDTVGPRPEGRAFELLITDRAFYLVFEKHVFRSDDAGKSWIPMMQELHAHITKRNASPDISISDAVALDNSVFVGTNQGLYRVTTGVWERLPFYGPQFINSLIATEGKLYVVAGPDFFTQSAFTQDYQNLDFSVKILEFPPRIFRSTDLGDTWVDISPVEGKGTGGRLWMEVPPTDDGFRLQMFSGIQLAAVGEKLVVMGTRVLLHSSDSGDTWTNIGADRNALSQSILPVLALDENNFYTSDISGIARSMDAGVSWHPFSSGIVNSHVQSLITLENTLCALTPEGVVKSTDLGESWTSIGVDAHAIVVNEGKLQKKQAAPDLLSDAKIAKANGALYVSNSTSDGVGFYYLSVDRDVLMSVQEIPAFAEDTLEVEWGKKINNAPGDRELNRKGKAARPRIIEEYLTNGGFTITDETVFMEFRHKLFRWRKGEAEWFNTGIVDTTERAAGTNTSKGLTLATSQNVVYVGKRDGSLFQSLDGGENWKEITTDLPFSFAYFEDITFAGPTVYLVTDQGVMNSHDGVNWNALTDTEEHRVLITRVVVDGDKVYGVCSQGVYRIDTGTNTWIQMAPEIPYKITAFAVDRGIFYIGTRHRGVLRLHFDQSNN; from the coding sequence ATGCGAAACAACGACGCTGAACTAATTCAACAAACCTTAATGGGCGACCAGCGCGCTTTCGGTACACTTGTGCGAAGGTACCAAAAACCGCTCCACGCGCTTGTATGGCGGAAAATCGGCGACTTCCACATCGCCGAAGAAATCACGCAGGATATCTTCCTTAACGTTTACAAAAAACTACAGACATTGAAAAATCCGAATCGGTTTGCGGGATGGCTTTATGTGATTGCTTCCCGCCGATGTATCGCTTGGTTAAAAAAGAAGCGGATTCCGATGAAATCGTTGGATGCGATGCCACCAGAGGAATTGGAAGAGCTGGCTTACGCACAATATCACGCGGAACGACAAGACGAGGTCGTGAGTGAACGGCACCGCGAAGTCGTCAAACGTCTCCTGCAAAAATTGCCAGAGAGTGAACGCACCGTTGTAACGCTCCACTATCTCGGTGACATGACCTGCGAAGACATTAGCAAGTTTTTGGGTGTATCACCGAATACAGTGAAGAGTCGGCTCCATCGCGCTCGCAAGCGATTGAAGAAAGAGGAATGCATGGTTCGTGACGTTTTGGGCGGTTTCCAGTTATCCGCGTCGTTAGTTGAGAACGTTCTGCGGGAAGTTGCCCATATCAAACCGACAGCACCCACGGGGGGTAAGCCGTGGATGCCGTGGGTAGTAGCAACCTCAACGACCATTTTCGTTATACTTTTGATGGGAAGCGGTACACAGTATTTAGCCCGTTTCCAGCAGCCCTACAGTTTGAATGTTAGATCAGAGACAACCGTTGAACTTGTTGACACCTCCCTTGTTCGTGCCTCAAAGAGAAAACTTGATGTCAGAAATCAATTCGGGAACACTGACGTACCGGATAAAAATAAGGGAAACACTCATCTCGGAACGGATGCACGCCAAATTGTTGCCGACCAATCGGAGCGATCCGATACATCCGTTGTAAAATCGCCGTGGATTCCGATGGGCGGACCAGAAGGCACTTCGGGTGGCAGAGCCGGTCTATTTGCGACATCCAACCGAACCCTTTATGCCGTTGCAGCAAGAGGGATTTACCGATTGACAGAAAACGAAGATGCCTGGACCCTTATCTGCGAAAGCAGCCCAACCCGTCAGTTTCAGGCACCGATGGCGGAACGAGGCGATACCCTTTATGTCTTGACTCCTGATGAATTATTAGTCTCAACCGATGAGGGTGAGACATGGGATACCGTGGGTCCGCGACCAGAGGGACGTGCTTTTGAGTTGCTCATCACAGACAGAGCATTTTACCTTGTTTTTGAAAAACATGTCTTTCGGTCTGACGATGCTGGTAAAAGCTGGATACCGATGATGCAGGAGCTGCACGCTCATATTACAAAAAGGAATGCTTCACCTGACATATCAATTTCGGACGCTGTCGCGCTTGACAACAGCGTATTTGTTGGGACAAACCAAGGACTTTACCGTGTTACCACCGGCGTTTGGGAGAGGTTGCCTTTCTACGGTCCCCAATTTATTAATTCATTGATCGCTACCGAGGGCAAACTCTATGTTGTAGCGGGTCCCGATTTTTTTACACAGTCTGCATTTACGCAAGACTATCAAAACTTAGATTTTTCAGTGAAGATATTAGAATTTCCACCGAGAATTTTTCGTTCTACCGATCTGGGGGACACTTGGGTTGACATCTCGCCGGTAGAAGGGAAGGGGACAGGTGGTAGATTATGGATGGAGGTACCGCCAACAGATGACGGTTTCCGACTCCAAATGTTCAGTGGTATCCAGTTAGCCGCAGTCGGCGAGAAACTTGTAGTGATGGGAACACGCGTCTTGCTACATTCGTCCGATAGTGGTGATACATGGACAAATATCGGGGCTGATCGAAATGCGTTGAGTCAGAGTATACTTCCCGTTCTCGCGTTGGACGAAAATAACTTTTATACATCGGACATTTCTGGGATTGCTCGGTCAATGGATGCTGGTGTTTCGTGGCACCCTTTTTCCAGCGGAATTGTAAACTCTCATGTCCAGAGTCTGATTACTCTTGAAAACACGCTCTGTGCCCTCACTCCTGAAGGTGTCGTTAAATCAACGGATCTCGGAGAATCGTGGACATCCATTGGGGTAGATGCTCATGCTATTGTTGTGAACGAGGGGAAACTTCAAAAGAAACAGGCGGCTCCAGATTTGCTGAGCGATGCCAAAATCGCGAAGGCTAACGGTGCACTTTATGTAAGCAATAGTACATCCGATGGGGTCGGTTTTTATTACCTGTCTGTTGACAGGGATGTATTGATGTCCGTTCAAGAAATACCGGCTTTTGCTGAGGATACGTTGGAAGTTGAGTGGGGAAAAAAGATTAATAATGCACCTGGCGATCGTGAATTAAATCGTAAGGGAAAAGCGGCTAGGCCCCGTATCATTGAAGAGTATCTGACGAACGGTGGTTTTACAATTACCGACGAAACCGTCTTTATGGAATTCCGACACAAACTCTTCAGATGGCGAAAAGGTGAAGCGGAATGGTTCAATACAGGCATTGTGGATACCACTGAGCGCGCCGCTGGTACTAATACGTCTAAAGGTCTCACCCTCGCAACTTCGCAGAACGTCGTCTATGTGGGTAAACGCGATGGATCCCTATTTCAATCGCTTGACGGCGGAGAGAATTGGAAAGAGATTACCACAGATTTACCTTTTTCGTTTGCATATTTTGAAGATATAACGTTTGCTGGTCCAACCGTTTATCTGGTAACGGATCAAGGCGTTATGAACTCTCATGACGGTGTCAATTGGAACGCACTCACCGATACCGAAGAGCATCGAGTTCTCATCACTCGGGTAGTTGTGGATGGTGATAAGGTCTACGGTGTGTGCAGCCAAGGTGTTTATCGCATAGACACCGGAACAAATACATGGATTCAGATGGCACCCGAGATTCCATACAAAATAACGGCTTTCGCTGTTGACCGTGGTATCTTCTACATCGGTACACGACACCGCGGTGTACTCCGCCTGCATTTTGACCAATCCAACAATTAA